ATTCAAAGCccattttttggttaaattttgctctttttttggCCGGATACGATAGATCTACACAACTCTATACTAAGGAGAGGAGGGACCTGAAGAGATTCAAGAACAACTCGAAATGGACTGAACTACCACCAACTCAAACGGGGACCTGAAGAGGTTCAAGAACAACTCGAAAGGGACTGAACCACCACTAATTCCAACGGACACCCATTGATGACATTTCTAGAAAAGCTTGGATTTTTTTAGAATGTAGGCAAGGAGATTTAATCACTTAACCTACACCCAAGTAAAGTTTTAAAACTCTCTTGGTGGCCAACTACTTTAGGAGTAGTTAGTTataatcttttatattttactCCGTTAGTAGTGTTAGAACTTAAAccgataagaaaagaaattaaaatgagATATTTATGAAGGATAAATAGCAATTTAATAAATGTTATGACAGGAAatggtacaaaaaaaaaaaaaaaaaacacaagatTCTTTGCCGAGTAAGTTGCTACGCTAGACAAACGGATAAAACTAACTCCACCTTCCCGCCAACTTCCCATCTCTTTCAGGATTCCACAGCTCTCCCTCACAATGAGAATCCTTCAAGACTTGACCTGCAACAACCCAACCATAATCCGATATTACCATTTCCCACTTTCTTTCACCCTATTCAACTCTCCATCCTCTGCTCGCACCATCATCCAGACCCGGTGGAAGAAAAAACCCGCCAACACTGCCCAAACCCGCCTCCATGCCCGTACTCGGGACCCCAAATTGGACCCTCTCACAGCCCATTTTGTCAGGCTCAGCCGCATCCTCAACCTTCACCGTCTCGTTTCAGCCCGAAAACGGGGACCCTTTGTCTCCCTTCAGCTCCTCTCCAGGTGGGCTCCGCACGTTGGCCTCGATACAATACCTGTTGGAGCGTTTCTCCGGAAATACCCCCATGTGTTCGATGTATTTACTCACCCGATTCTGAGAAATGTGTGTTTTAAATTTAGGCAGGAATTTGTGGAATTGTTGAAGGAAGAGAACGATGTTATACGTGGACTTGAATTTGAGAGTGTGATGAGAAtaaagaagattttgatgatgtCTGTTAATGGCAGTATTCATTTGCATGCTCTTAGATTGGCTAGGAAAGAATTGGGATTACCTGAAGATTTTCGTGAATCGATAATTCAGAAGTATGATCATGTTTTTAGGATGGTAAATTTAGAGGTTGTTGAATTGGTAAGGGGAATTAGTTACAATTCTGGTCCTGATGATAGTGACGAAAATGAGAGGTTCATAGGTGTGGCCGAGGTTGAAAAGTGGAGGGAGAAAGAGTATAGGGAGAAGTGGTTGAGTGAATTTGAGGTTAAGTATGCATTTCCGATGAATTTTCCTACAGGGTTTAAGAAAGAAGCTGGGTTTAAGGATAAGCTAAGGAACTGGCAAAGGCTTAATTATGTGAAGCCATATGAGAAAAAGGAGGTGGTTCGGGTGCGGACTTGTGGTGTGGTTGAGCGGTATGAGAAGCGGGCTGTGGCAATTATTCATGAGTTATTGTGTTTGACAGTGGAGAAAATGGTGGATGTTCAACATTTGGTACATTTTAGGAAGGATCTTGGGATTGAGGTCAATTTACGTGAGCTTGTTTTGAAGCACCCGGGGATATTTTACATGTCTACTAAAGGAGATACTCAAATGGTTTTCCTTAGGGAAGCTTATAGTAAAGGATGCTTGGTTGAGCCAAATCCAATATACGATGTGAGGAGGAAGATGTTGGATCTTATTCTGTTAGGACCTCGTTGTACCCGACGACTCAGGACTGAATGGGAAGTCAGTAATCAGGGACAGGATGTAATTTGCACTGAGAGCAGAAGGAAAGTCAGTGATGAGGAACAGGATATAAGTTGCATTGAGAGacaaggagaggcaaaagatGGTGATTTTGTCATTCCAATTTTGGAAGATTTTGCAGACTGCAGTCATCAGAACGGACACCAATGATTTCACTGATGTAGTCAACAAAGAGCTAATTAGGCAGCAAGAGAAGGAAATGAATTGGAAAGACAGGTACTGACAGGCAAGTCGGATTTAGTATGTGAGTTTTTACCTAATCAATTGCCATGTGGGGCTTCTCCTCCATAATTTTACGTGAGGGTAATTGCCCTTTGCCATATGTCGTGACGGCTGCTAAGAATCTATCTGACAGTGGTGGGTGCCATTATACTTGACCTTCCTTGCTTATTCCACACCTCTTTTTATGTTTTAGCATCCTACTttatatgcatttttttttccttgagcATGTCTTGATCTTTGTAATTTATCACTTTGTAAGATCCCATGCTTTTGTGAGAGTGACATAATTCCAGTGTTTAATCCTGGAAAGGGAACAAAATAATAGCAGTGCACAGAATATAATCTTCTTGTTCGTGGTTCCTGAATGGcaaacaaaatttttcacagtatttAGCTTTACACCTTCTGCCATTTGGATGACCTTCTTCCTATTTAATGATTGTTATCCACTTGCTAGatgaaataaaaatttcaccTCCTTCCTATTGAGCATTAGCTGATCAAATTTGGGGAAAGAGTGGGTTGAATATTCAAGATTAGAAATTGCTCTTTTCAAATATTTGACCAATGATAGCTTCAAGTTTTTACCATCCCATTCATCTGAATCACTGTGGTTAAATGCATTTGATGGTTCTTAATTCAGAAACATTTACTCATTTATCCAGAAATGTCTAAGATGGTGGTCATTCTGGTGGCTGAAAATCTTTTGGATGGATggtccttccttttctttcttttattttcttctttctatACTCTGTGTCACTTTCCATGTGTTTAGGCCTCGAGGTAAGTCTTTTTTCTCTGTGTCCTCATTTCTCTTTCATATTTCCCCTCCATTCCTGTCTGTTTCATAATTTTTTACTCTGCTCGCTCTGTCCTTTCTTATTTTAGATGTTAGTATGTGCCAAGTATTCTGTCTATTGTCTGATCTATTTGTCCATTTTCCTTTAACATTAGCAAGTAAATACTTGACATGCTTATATAcctttttattatcatttttgcagGACAAAATGGCAGGGTTGCTGTCAGTGAACGAGCTAGTTTTTAACTTTACAGAAGGTTAAATCAACTATTGCCTATCGTAGTGTCACTGGAAAAGCTTTACCGAAGGTTGAGTCAAACTATTGCCTATACTAACgtcgttggaaagctaagggcATTGATCAGGGCTGTCGTGTTGGCTTTCTGAAACTTATTTGGTTGGCTAGATCGCATCCTGAATTTGTTCAGATTGGTCCAGCTTGATATGGCTACTGAAGGCTAATTTCAGGACGGTTAGGAAAATTTGAGTATGGGCTGCGCGTATGCTAGAAAGAACTTAAGCAGGCGGGATCA
The DNA window shown above is from Coffea arabica cultivar ET-39 chromosome 5e, Coffea Arabica ET-39 HiFi, whole genome shotgun sequence and carries:
- the LOC113722665 gene encoding protein ROOT PRIMORDIUM DEFECTIVE 1-like, which translates into the protein MRILQDLTCNNPTIIRYYHFPLSFTLFNSPSSARTIIQTRWKKKPANTAQTRLHARTRDPKLDPLTAHFVRLSRILNLHRLVSARKRGPFVSLQLLSRWAPHVGLDTIPVGAFLRKYPHVFDVFTHPILRNVCFKFRQEFVELLKEENDVIRGLEFESVMRIKKILMMSVNGSIHLHALRLARKELGLPEDFRESIIQKYDHVFRMVNLEVVELVRGISYNSGPDDSDENERFIGVAEVEKWREKEYREKWLSEFEVKYAFPMNFPTGFKKEAGFKDKLRNWQRLNYVKPYEKKEVVRVRTCGVVERYEKRAVAIIHELLCLTVEKMVDVQHLVHFRKDLGIEVNLRELVLKHPGIFYMSTKGDTQMVFLREAYSKGCLVEPNPIYDVRRKMLDLILLGPRCTRRLRTEWEVSNQGQDVICTESRRKVSDEEQDISCIERQGEAKDGDFVIPILEDFADCSHQNGHQ